The DNA region GCTGTCCCTATTAACGTCCATTATTTTTGAAACAGATGATCTATGGATAAGAGATTAGTGAAGAGAGCGCCAGAACGCCATCAAAAAGCTTGGATATTAGGCAGTATTGGCTTAATGATTGGTGCTGGCATCGGTGGATATTTTTCTGCGATAACAGGGAGCTCTACTTACATTGTTATTGGCACTTTTATAGGTGGCATTGTCGGCGATCTGATTGGTTTCCTGCTCAATAAAAGAATTTCACTGAAAGCACTTTTATCCATTGAGAAGATAGCTAATAATGTTCTAATTTTTGTAAGCTTTAGTTTTGTAGCTGGAGGCATGATGGTTTTCATTCAAAAAGGCAGATGGATTGGACTTATTGGTGCTGTTGTATTTGGTTTATGTGGTCTATATTTATATAAAAAAAGAAGTTGAGAGATTACCAGTAGTAGAAAACCGGGATGGTTCTCATTCCATACAAAGAGTCGGGAGGGGGAGAAGAGAGATGAAACGTGATCGGAGCTGTGCAGTCTTACTGCTGTATCTTACCCTGGCATTTATCATTGCTCCCCTTACCTCCTCGTTCGCCGGAACGACCCGGTACTATTATGATGAATTGAACCGCCTGAAAAAGGAGGAGTCCGGAAGCGCCATTTCCTATACCATCACTGCAATAGCAGGAAGCAACGGAGCCATCTCCCCTGCCGGCACGGTCTCGGTGCCCTCCGGCGGCAGCCAGACCTTTACGATTACTCCTGATGCCGGGTACGCGGTTACCAATGTGCTTGTCGATGGCAGATCGGTGGGAACGCCATCGAGCTACTCCTTCAGCAATGTCATTGATAACCGCACCATCGAGGCACAGTTCGGGCCTGTTACGACAGAGATCATCGTCGATAACGCCCCGGCAGGGCAGTCCTCTTCGAGCATATCATTCACCGGTCTATGGGCGGTGTCTGGCGGGACCAGTCCGTACGGTGTGGATTCGTTATATACCCGCGAGGCAGCGACCTATACATGGCATGCTGCTCTGCCCCAGACCGGCACCTACGAGGTCTATATGTGGTGGACTGCGTACAGCTCCCGTACCTCCAGCGCTCCGGTAACCATAGAGTACAGCGGGGGCTCACAGACGATCAACGTCAATCAGCAGATCAACGGAGGCAGGTGGAACAAGCTGGGGACCTTCAGTTTCACTGCTGCAGCAGGAGGTAAGGTGACGATTATCTCTCCGGCACCCTCCAGCTACAGCTACTGTGCTGATGCCGTAAGATTCGTTTATGTCGGGGCTCCGGCAAACGTGGCCCCTTCGGCGGTTATCGATTCCATCACGCCCAACCCTGCCTCGGTGGGACAGCCGGTGAGCTTCAGCGGGCATGGCACGGACAGCGACGGCACCATAGCCGGATACAGCTGGATATCGAGCATCGATGGGCAACTGAGCACAGCGGCCTCCTTCAGCAGCTCATCTCTTTCCGCAGGCACCCACACGATCTACTTCAAAGTGCAGGACAATGCCGGGGCATGGTCGACCGAGGTGAGCCAAACGCTTACGGTCAACCAGAGCACGGATCAGATCATCATCGACAATGGAGGGGCCGGCACTTCGTACACGGGGATATGGAACGTATCGGGAGCAGTTAATCCCTATGGCGCGGACTCGTTGTGGAGCCGCAACGGGGCAACCTACACCTGGCGTGCTGCTCTTCCCCAGACGGGGACCTACGAGGTTTATATGTGGTGGACCGAATACAGCTCCCGTTCGACCAACGCTCCGGTGGCGGTTACCTATAGCGGGGGTACGCAGACGATTACTGTGAACCAGCAGACGAACGGAGGCAAATGGAACTACCTGGGGACGTTTACATTCGATGCGACCTCGGGCGGGACCGTAAAGCTTACCGCCCCTGATCCCGAGCCGACAAGCTACTGTGCGGATGCGGTAAAGTTTGCCTACGTCCCGTCCATAGAGGTTATCGTGGACAACGGCGGACCCGGCACCTCGTATACAGGCCCCTGGGCAGTATCAGGCGGCGCCAATCCGTACGGTGTCGATTCATTGTACACCCGCGAGACGGGAAGCTACACCTGGCATGCCGCGCTTCCCCGCACGGGCAACTACGAGGTCTACATGTGGTGGACGGAGTACACGTCCCGTACCTCCAGCGCCCCGGTAACCATAGAGTACAGCGGGGGCTCACAGACGATCAACGTCAATCAGCAGATCAACGGAGGCAAGTGGAACTACCTGGGCAAGTTCGCCTTTGACACGACAGCGGGCGGGAAGGTGACGATTATCTCTCCGGCACCCTCCAGCTATAGCTATTGCGCGGATGCGGTGCGGTTCGTGTACGCCCCTTGAGAGGGGTTCGCTGTAAAAGGGGCTTAGGAGGACTGAGGGCGCCCTTCCTCGGAGGCGCCCTCTCCCTAGCGAGAGGGCACGTTGCACATCCAGGCCTAAATCAAGATTAGGTCTGACGCCAGATTTTCTTTCTCAGCAGTCCTGCGCCTGCAAGACCTACCCCCAGGAGAAAAAATGTCGAAGGCTCAGGAGTGGGAATGGGGGCAGGGGAGTCCTCCTTGGGGATACCGATGAAGGCCTTCGAAGTGAGCCCGTCGTAGCCGCCTCCTGCTATTTCTCCGCTATCGTTGATGCCGAAGAGATGGGAGTACTGCCAGTCCGTAGGCAGTATCTCGATGTAATCCCCATCTTTGTAAATAAACCCCTTGGTACCCAAACCCACCCCATCATTTCCGTAGCCGACTACTTCTCCTTTGTTGTTAATGTCAATTGCAAAGGCATAGTCCCAGCCCGGCGGTAAAAGCTCAATATAAGTGCCATCGATGTATATGAAACCTTTACCGGTACCCTGGTAGCCGCGGCCAACCACCATCCCACTGTCGTTTATGCTATTAGCATGGGCGGAGCTCCACCTTGGAGGCAGTAGCTCAATATAAGTACCATTGCTGTACATGAAACCCTTGCCTATCCTGTCGAAGCCTCCTCCTACTACGGTTCCGTTATTATTGATACCACTTGCATTTGCACTTGACCAGCCCTGAGGCAGTATTTCCGTGTAGCTCCCTCCGCTATAAAGGAAGCCTCTTGAAGAGAATCCGTTCGTGCCGGAACCCACGATATCACCATTATTGTTAATGCCGTTAGCAAAT from Nitrospirota bacterium includes:
- a CDS encoding PEP-CTERM sorting domain-containing protein, with protein sequence MKKVWQKLKATLPISLFYLAMNVLLAPAAIGGEYTYTKIIPPGWAAIAPVSFGDINGYGDLVASGFDGTSQKSFVYSKGSYTPLLPPGSSMVGATGINNKGIVVGGAFNGSSSRAFQYDKGSYKELLPQGWSSSFANGINNNGDIVGSGTNGFSSRGFLYSGGSYTEILPQGWSSANASGINNNGTVVGGGFDRIGKGFMYSNGTYIELLPPRWSSAHANSINDSGMVVGRGYQGTGKGFIYIDGTYIELLPPGWDYAFAIDINNKGEVVGYGNDGVGLGTKGFIYKDGDYIEILPTDWQYSHLFGINDSGEIAGGGYDGLTSKAFIGIPKEDSPAPIPTPEPSTFFLLGVGLAGAGLLRKKIWRQT